One window of uncultured Methanoregula sp. genomic DNA carries:
- a CDS encoding indole-3-glycerol phosphate synthase TrpC: protein MILDEIVRRTEKRVARLPATFPESPSRLRVSLAGAIRSRNGKNAVIAEIKCASPSSGIIRRNVDMAMMAGVLKDGGCTAISVLTEPYFFGGSGQDIARVKSAVAVPVLRKDFIVDERQIAESRALGADAVLLIAAVLGKKLPAFVELAREYGLEPLVETHTGPEVETALATGAELIGINNRNLSTMSIDRSTTRLLSGQVRESGRLVVCESGMRSADDVRELKSFCDAFLIGSSIMASRHPKKTLEEFVCA, encoded by the coding sequence ATGATCCTCGATGAGATTGTGCGGCGCACGGAGAAGCGCGTTGCCCGCCTTCCGGCAACATTCCCGGAATCGCCATCGCGTCTGAGGGTAAGCCTTGCCGGCGCCATCCGGAGCAGGAACGGGAAAAACGCCGTGATCGCCGAGATCAAGTGCGCATCGCCAAGCAGCGGGATCATCCGGCGCAATGTGGACATGGCGATGATGGCGGGGGTTCTCAAAGACGGGGGATGTACTGCCATATCCGTGCTGACCGAACCCTACTTCTTCGGAGGTTCCGGCCAGGACATTGCCCGGGTGAAATCCGCAGTTGCGGTGCCGGTGCTCCGTAAGGACTTTATCGTCGATGAGCGCCAGATCGCCGAGTCCCGGGCGCTGGGAGCCGATGCGGTTCTCCTGATCGCCGCCGTGCTCGGGAAAAAACTCCCGGCATTTGTTGAACTGGCCCGGGAATACGGCCTGGAGCCGCTCGTGGAGACCCACACCGGGCCTGAAGTGGAAACCGCCCTTGCCACGGGCGCCGAACTCATCGGTATCAACAACCGCAATCTCTCGACCATGAGTATCGACCGGTCGACAACCCGGCTCCTGTCAGGACAGGTTCGGGAAAGCGGCAGGCTGGTCGTGTGCGAGAGCGGGATGCGATCAGCGGATGATGTGCGCGAACTCAAATCATTCTGCGACGCATTTTTGATCGGTTCATCCATCATGGCAAGCAGGCACCCGAAAAAGACACTGGAGGAATTCGTATGCGCATAA
- the trpB gene encoding tryptophan synthase subunit beta has product METAGKKGRFGKYGGQFVPETMMNALQELEIAYEKIRTDPAFIRNLDAYQKEYAGRETPLTFCANISKELGCRVYLKREDLVHGGSHKLNNTLGQALLAKHMGKKRLIAETGAGQHGVATAIVGAALGLPVEVYMGEIDTRRQALNVFRMELMGAQVIPVKSGTRTLKDATSEAFRDWVANVQDTYYLIGSVVGPHPYPEMVRDFQSVIGREARAQVMKKEGRLPDCIVACVGGGSNAIGIFHPFLNDDVELVGVEAGGKGIETGEHSATLCAGEGGVLHGAFSYLLQDRDGQVLPTHSISAGLDYPGVGPEHSMLKDARRVTYAAANDPDVIDAFRFLSRTEGIIPALESAHAVAYVMKNADRFDKDDIVIVNLSGRGDKDVAEIAKLQEAN; this is encoded by the coding sequence ATGGAAACAGCAGGAAAAAAAGGACGGTTCGGGAAATACGGCGGCCAGTTCGTGCCGGAAACGATGATGAATGCACTGCAGGAACTGGAGATCGCATATGAGAAAATCCGGACAGACCCGGCGTTCATCCGGAACCTCGACGCATACCAGAAGGAGTATGCGGGCAGGGAGACGCCACTGACGTTCTGCGCAAACATCTCAAAAGAGCTCGGGTGCAGGGTTTACCTGAAACGGGAGGATCTCGTGCACGGCGGTTCCCACAAGCTCAACAACACCCTCGGCCAGGCACTGCTCGCAAAACATATGGGCAAGAAGAGACTGATTGCCGAAACCGGTGCCGGCCAGCATGGTGTTGCAACGGCGATTGTCGGGGCTGCGCTCGGTCTCCCGGTCGAAGTGTACATGGGCGAGATCGACACACGGCGGCAGGCGCTCAACGTCTTCCGCATGGAACTGATGGGGGCACAGGTCATACCGGTGAAATCCGGCACCCGGACGCTCAAGGACGCAACAAGCGAAGCGTTCCGGGACTGGGTGGCAAATGTACAGGACACGTATTACCTGATCGGGTCGGTTGTCGGCCCGCACCCGTACCCGGAAATGGTGCGGGATTTCCAGTCTGTCATCGGCAGGGAGGCACGCGCACAGGTGATGAAAAAAGAGGGGCGCCTGCCGGACTGCATTGTTGCCTGCGTTGGCGGAGGCTCGAATGCAATCGGTATCTTCCACCCGTTCCTCAACGATGATGTGGAACTGGTTGGCGTCGAGGCGGGAGGCAAGGGAATCGAAACCGGCGAACACAGCGCAACGCTCTGCGCTGGTGAGGGAGGTGTCCTGCACGGGGCATTCTCATACCTGCTCCAGGACCGGGACGGCCAGGTCCTCCCCACGCACAGCATCTCGGCAGGCCTTGACTATCCTGGAGTCGGTCCCGAACACTCGATGCTCAAAGACGCCCGGCGCGTCACCTATGCGGCAGCCAATGACCCGGACGTGATCGATGCATTCCGCTTCCTCTCAAGGACTGAGGGGATCATCCCGGCGCTCGAATCTGCCCACGCGGTTGCATATGTCATGAAAAACGCAGACCGGTTCGATAAGGACGACATCGTAATCGTCAACCTTTCCGGGCGGGGGGATAAGGACGTGGCCGAAATTGCAAAACTGCAGGAGGCAAACTGA
- the trpA gene encoding tryptophan synthase subunit alpha produces MGRIAETFRNRSSPAFIGFTVAGDPDKETCIRAARALIEGGTDILELGIPFSDPVADGPTIQKADERALAAGATPETVFAIVRELRKSSEVPIVFLTYYNIVYRRGIRAFYREARDAGVDGILVADMPYEESDEVTAAATEFGIDPIMLITQTTTDVRIEKIASRAKGYLYLVAVLGVTGVRETVSDEAIALLRRVRGHTDLPLALGFGISTPEHAKTCAAQGTDGVIVGSVIVDIIGNRRNDLTAMEDALRDYVSRMKNAMETVSRK; encoded by the coding sequence ATGGGGCGAATAGCTGAAACCTTCAGGAACCGGAGTTCCCCTGCTTTCATCGGTTTCACCGTAGCCGGGGATCCGGATAAAGAGACCTGCATCCGGGCAGCCCGGGCCCTGATTGAAGGAGGGACCGACATTCTCGAACTCGGGATTCCTTTCTCGGATCCCGTAGCCGATGGGCCTACCATCCAGAAGGCAGATGAACGGGCCCTTGCAGCCGGGGCTACGCCGGAAACGGTATTTGCAATAGTCCGCGAACTGCGTAAAAGTTCGGAGGTTCCCATTGTCTTTCTCACCTACTACAACATTGTCTACCGGCGCGGGATCCGGGCATTTTACCGCGAGGCCCGGGATGCCGGGGTCGACGGGATCCTGGTTGCAGATATGCCGTATGAGGAATCCGATGAAGTGACCGCTGCTGCCACGGAATTCGGAATAGATCCCATCATGCTCATTACCCAGACGACCACTGATGTCCGGATAGAGAAGATCGCATCCCGGGCAAAGGGATATCTCTACCTTGTCGCCGTTCTTGGTGTAACCGGTGTGCGGGAGACCGTATCCGACGAGGCAATCGCACTCCTTCGCCGTGTGCGCGGGCATACGGACCTCCCGCTTGCGCTGGGCTTTGGGATCTCCACACCGGAACATGCAAAAACCTGTGCCGCACAGGGAACCGACGGGGTCATCGTTGGCAGCGTTATCGTCGATATTATTGGCAACCGCAGGAATGATCTAACCGCTATGGAAGACGCGCTCAGGGACTACGTTTCCCGCATGAAAAATGCAATGGAAACCGTCAGCCGGAAGTAA
- the trpD gene encoding anthranilate phosphoribosyltransferase, which translates to MLKNAIGRLVDRQDLTGTEAAEIMGTIMDGGASQAQIGAFLMALRLKGETPEEIAAFASVMRRYAVSIKPATQKILVDTCGTGGDGARTFNISTTAAFVAAGAGVPVVKHGNRSVSSRCGSADVLSALGVNLSVDPTQQARIVEQAGIAFLFAPRHHPAMRHVMAARQEIGCRTVFNILGPLTNPAGAEAQVLGVYDESLTRTMAEVLRLLGLSRAMVVHGSGIDEITTTGDTVVSELYRGGIRTYSLNPATFGIATASLSDIVGGDAETNARITRDILDGELGAGRDIVLMNAGAAIYIGGAAGNLSEGIELAARSIDSGSARARLNALIDATKETA; encoded by the coding sequence ATGCTGAAAAATGCCATCGGCAGGCTTGTGGACCGGCAGGATCTCACTGGCACGGAGGCGGCGGAGATCATGGGTACTATCATGGACGGGGGTGCATCACAGGCCCAGATCGGGGCATTTCTGATGGCACTCCGGCTCAAGGGGGAGACCCCGGAAGAGATTGCCGCGTTCGCAAGCGTCATGCGCAGGTACGCTGTTTCCATAAAACCCGCGACACAGAAAATCTTAGTGGACACCTGCGGAACCGGAGGAGACGGGGCCCGGACGTTCAACATCAGTACCACGGCCGCATTCGTTGCTGCCGGGGCAGGCGTCCCGGTAGTCAAACACGGGAACCGGAGCGTGAGCAGCAGGTGCGGCTCGGCCGACGTTCTGTCGGCACTCGGGGTCAACCTCTCAGTGGATCCAACACAACAGGCACGGATTGTTGAACAGGCAGGGATAGCGTTCCTGTTCGCCCCCCGGCATCACCCGGCCATGCGTCATGTGATGGCAGCACGCCAGGAGATCGGCTGCCGGACGGTCTTTAATATTCTCGGTCCACTCACGAACCCGGCCGGTGCGGAAGCGCAGGTGCTGGGCGTCTATGATGAATCCCTGACCCGGACTATGGCAGAAGTGCTCCGGCTCCTCGGACTTTCCCGCGCCATGGTAGTCCACGGCAGTGGCATCGACGAGATAACCACTACCGGCGACACAGTTGTATCGGAACTCTACCGGGGCGGAATCCGGACCTACTCGCTGAATCCGGCCACGTTCGGGATTGCTACCGCCAGCCTCTCTGACATTGTCGGGGGCGATGCGGAGACCAATGCCCGGATTACCCGCGATATCCTCGACGGAGAACTGGGTGCCGGCCGCGATATTGTCCTCATGAATGCCGGTGCAGCCATCTACATAGGGGGAGCGGCGGGGAACCTGAGCGAGGGAATCGAACTTGCAGCCCGGTCCATCGACTCAGGCAGCGCACGCGCCAGGCTCAATGCCCTGATCGATGCAACAAAGGAGACGGCATGA
- a CDS encoding phosphoribosylanthranilate isomerase produces the protein MRIKICGITRPKDARLAEQLGADAIGVVLFSDSPRSVSPERAREIFDAVGPFTATVAVTHTRSREDLDQIFAIHPYAVQIFHPFTFPNAPGPRVIRAIGPNETLPEDCSAIIVDESHGKGRAVDLSAARMVAGRSKVPVILAGGLTPENVAEAIAAVHPYAVDVATGVETAPGIKDVNKMRAFIQTSRSV, from the coding sequence ATGCGCATAAAGATCTGCGGGATCACCCGCCCGAAGGATGCCCGGCTGGCAGAACAACTGGGAGCCGATGCAATTGGCGTGGTGCTCTTCTCTGATTCACCCCGGTCCGTTTCGCCGGAGCGGGCTCGGGAGATCTTCGATGCCGTGGGGCCGTTCACCGCCACCGTGGCCGTGACCCATACCCGCTCCCGGGAAGATCTGGATCAGATCTTCGCTATCCACCCGTACGCGGTGCAAATCTTCCACCCGTTCACGTTCCCGAATGCCCCCGGCCCCCGGGTGATCCGGGCGATCGGGCCGAACGAGACCCTGCCGGAAGACTGCAGCGCGATCATTGTCGACGAGAGTCATGGGAAGGGGAGAGCCGTGGATCTCTCCGCTGCCCGCATGGTTGCAGGGAGATCGAAAGTCCCGGTCATTCTTGCCGGGGGACTGACACCGGAAAACGTGGCGGAAGCTATTGCGGCAGTTCACCCGTATGCCGTTGACGTGGCAACCGGGGTGGAGACGGCCCCCGGAATAAAGGATGTGAACAAGATGAGGGCATTCATCCAGACCAGCAGGAGCGTATAA
- a CDS encoding aminodeoxychorismate/anthranilate synthase component II yields MKVLIVDCFDSFTFNLYQQVGKLGGEPMVLTCDTPIRRIRNVACDRIILSPGPGTPEDAGVCHEVLDTMSRTIPTLGVCLGHQAICTAFGGKVGRAGHLMHGKTSKIRHDGRGLFSGLAEPFVATRYHSLVAREDSLPDELSVTATSLDDGYIMGVRHTRYPIEGVQFHPESVLSACGDLIIRNFLFGPGVAR; encoded by the coding sequence ATGAAAGTGCTGATCGTGGACTGTTTTGACAGTTTTACCTTCAACCTGTACCAGCAGGTGGGAAAACTCGGAGGAGAGCCCATGGTTCTCACCTGCGATACCCCGATCCGCCGCATCCGGAATGTGGCCTGTGACCGGATCATCCTCTCACCGGGTCCCGGGACACCGGAGGACGCAGGGGTCTGCCACGAAGTCCTGGATACCATGAGCAGGACGATCCCGACTCTTGGCGTCTGTCTCGGCCACCAGGCAATCTGCACTGCATTTGGCGGAAAGGTCGGGCGGGCCGGGCACCTGATGCATGGCAAGACGTCAAAGATACGCCATGATGGCAGGGGGCTTTTTTCCGGGCTTGCGGAGCCGTTTGTTGCAACCCGCTACCACTCGCTTGTTGCACGGGAGGATTCCCTGCCGGACGAGCTTTCCGTCACGGCAACCAGCCTGGATGACGGATATATCATGGGTGTACGGCATACCCGTTACCCGATAGAGGGAGTACAGTTCCACCCGGAAAGCGTTCTCTCCGCGTGCGGGGACCTGATCATCAGGAATTTCCTCTTCGGCCCGGGAGTTGCACGATGA